The nucleotide sequence TGGCCTGTCCGGGTTCATCGCGATCAGCGGCTATGCGGTAGCGCGCCGCGGCGGCGCGGGCCGCCTCCGGGCGACCGTCTACGGACTGGTGGTGCTCATTCTCGCGACCGCCATCGCGGTGGTGAAGAACGTTCTGGCCGGTCACTGACACCCACGTCGGCCGGCCGATGCAGCTGGCGCCAGACGGGGGACTTTCTGCCCTTGTCCGTACCCCAGGGAAACCAGCCACAATCGGCATGAGGATTCCGGAAAGTCATGGACGAATACTTGGCGACAAGGGTTTCAAGTCAGCCGAGAGAAGGGAATCGCGCCATGTCCGAGAAAATAACGCTGACCAAGTACACGTGTAAATGCGCCGCCGGCCACGTCACCACTTATGTCCCTCCGTCCGAAAGCCCCCCCAGCAATTGTGATGCGACGGATCAGTTCACCCACAAGGCATGCGGCAGAGTGCTGCATTGCACCGAGTCGGAATACGACCCGGAAGACTGAGCCGATCGGGCCCGCACGTCTCTCATCCCATTTTCCGATTGCTCCAGAGTCATTTCGCACCAGCATGATTCGACGCCCGGGCGAACCCAGCGATCCTCTTACTGGACGTCGCCTCGACGGGTTGGGACGAGCATTTGCATGCCGGAATGTGAGGTAACAGCACGCCTTCCCCGCAACCCCGCAATCACGCGGAAGCGCATCAAGGAATACGGCTCGAAGCATTCTCGCCAAGCCGGAATTTCCGCTTCCTGATATTGCCCGGCGATCCGGCCTCCGCAGCTCCGCTTCAGAACCGAGCCCCAATCGGTCTGAGCGCCCTGGCGAGCCCGCACGGGCTGGTGGTTTCGAAGAAGATCCGGACGGGCCGGATCACCTCCCCCGAATCACAGACCACTCAGGCCACAATGGCCCCATGGCCCACCCCTCCGAGACCCCGCCACCCGCTGACGATGCGCGCCCCGAGTCGGTGCCCGCGGCCGATGCGCCAGCGGCAACACCGGCGACATCGCGCCCGAAACAACAGTGGGGCCACACCCTGGCCCAGCAGGCGGCGACGGTGTCGGCCAAGCTCAGCCCAGTCGTGCGCCGAGCCGGAGACCGGGTGGCCGCAGCATCACCCACCACGCTGCTGCTCGCGCTGCTCTCGGTGCTGTTGGCCTCGAGCATCGTCGCCGCGCTGACCTTCAAGGGCTCGCTCGGCGTGGCCTCCATAGTGGTGTTCATCCCGATGCTGTCGGCCGCTATCGGCGCCACCACCATGCGGTTCCTGGCCGATCGTCGCAAGTCCCAGGCGCAGCGCGAAGATGCTCGCGAGGAGACGAGAGCGCTGCACCAGATCGAGTACACGCTGGATTACGTCGACGCCAAGCTCACCACCGCGTTGACACAGTTCGGCACGGACCGACACAACGAGGCCGTCATCGGAATGTTTCAGGCCAAGGCCGCCACGGAGCTCTACCTCGGACAGGCTCCCCGGTCCGAGCGGCGCTCATCGCCCGAAGCCGCGCCGGAGCACATCGATCTGGTGAGCCAGTACGGGCTGGACGAACTACTCACCCCCCGCGGCATCGGCAGTCAGTCGGCCCCGGCAGCAACATCAAGCCGCTCCTGCGCGTAAGCGTTGGTGCGATTGTGCGAGTTACGGAGACTTGTGCACACATCCGCTTTCCGTTTCGTCGTGGCCGATACTGCGTTCTGCAGTAACGGAATTGGCCGACCGCGATGGTGAGGCGGCAGACCCTGGTATGCCCGCTGCTTAGTGGGTGAGGTCGGCCCGCATGTCGCTCTCTTGGTGAAGGCCGAACACCTGGATGGCGGCCGATTTTCCTTTCAGCACATGCAGTCCACGGTCGATGAGTCCAGCGGGGCGTGACCCCTGCGCATCGACGCACTGCTGGGTGAGAAGGATCGCGTCACCGGTGGCCTTGGTCAGTTGCTCGACCCGAGCTGCGACGTTGACGGTGTCACCGATGAGGGTGAACTCGAGTTTGCCGCCGCCGCCGATGGTTCCGGCGATCACAACCCCGGTATTGATTCCGATGCCGATGCGAAACTCCTCGCCGAATCGCTCAACGACACGGCGGTGAATCAGAATAGCGGCGGCGACAGCGGCATCGGCGTGGTCCGCAAGGTCGTTGGGGGCGCCAAAGACGGCCAGCGCCCCGTCACCGAGGAACTTGTTGACGTGCCCCCCAGCGTCCACGACGGTGGGCACCACGATCTCGAACAACTCGTTGAGGCGCGAGACGGTGGCCTCGGCGGTGTGGGCTTCGGCGAACGGGGTGAAGTCACGCACATCGACGAACATCACGGTGACCTGGCGGCGCTCCCCGGTGAAGACATCGTCGCCTTGCTCCAGTAGCCGCGCCGCCAGACCGGGATCGACATACGTCCCGAACGCTGTCTGAAGTCGTTGCCGCTCAACCAAACCGGCCTGCATGTGGTTGAACGACGCGGCCAGCGCGCCGAGGTCATCGTCTTGAACCACCGGGAGGCGCCGGCTGTAGTCACCGGCCGCGACACGTTCGGTCCCGGCGGCAAGGTCCCTAATCGGTTGCATCGACGGTGAGAACGACGGAGCAACGATGACCGGCACTCCAAAGACAACCGCCATACCGGCACCGATCACCAGAGAAACGAGCGGCACCGTATGCGCCTGGCTGATCAGACCCGCCAACATGGCGCCCACAATGGCGAAATTGAACGCGACTCCAAACACGGACAGGTTCGACCACGCCGCGAAAGTGGGGCGAGAACGAGGCAGCGAGTCGCCGATCGCCGTATCGCCGATGATCGCCACCCGGGCGGGGCGCAGCGCCGCCTCTACGAAGCTGTGAATAGCGATCAGCTGGATTCCAATCCCGGTGGCGGCGCCCACGATCCCGTACTGAACCAGCCGCGACCCACTTGCTCCGGCGACGGCGCCAACAGCGACCAGGTTGAATGCTCCCAAGACAACATTGCTGCCCAGCCCTCGGGCCACGACGCCCCGGCCGTACCCATAGGTCGCTTCCAAAGCGCTGAGCCGATCGACGTCATGATCAGCGGCCCACTTCTCTGGGAGGCGGCGCCGCACGACGCTGGGAAGAAAGATCACCCACAATCCGAGCGATACGACGGCAACGGTGACCACCGCCGCCTCAATGTAGTGACCCGAGTTCTCGAAGGCGACGACCCAAAAAGACAGCAAAAGATAAACCGGCAGCACCACCGCGAACGTGACTACACAAATCGCCCACGAATATCGTGCCCCACACCGATCCCAGGCCCACTGCCAAACGCGTTCCATAGCGGGACAGTAGACGCAACGCCCACCGACCTGCGGATATTTGCCCGATCGGAGCCATCGCTACCGGGTAAGGGCAGGGAGGGTTGCGCCTAGGCGAGCCGCAATCCTGATCGACGCAGTGTCAATCGCATAAATGGCCGCCACTGGCCATACGGGCCTGTGCCCCCAGTCGGACTCGAACCGACACTTGACGGATTTTAAGTCGGACTTCCCTGTTCGATTGGAGTTGCTGCAAAGTCTCGTCGCGATCCAGCAGGGCCGCAAAACCCCCAGTTCAGCGCCACTCTCCTGCGACGAAACTGGGGTTTGCAGCCGCTGCTTGGTCATAGCCGCAGGCAGCCGGATCGCCGCCGCGCTGCTGTCACGCCGCTGTCACGACGCTGCCGCGTCCCCCGAACCACCGTTGCCAGGTGCTTCATCATCGGACTCGTAGGTGTCGGCCAGGTACAGCATGCGCGGCTCAAGTTCCATCATCGGCGGTGCCATGAGCCGACGTGTGAAGCCGGGGCCAGTTTGCAGGTAGTACGCGCCTTGCCTGCCCTCAAACCGCTGGACCAGCTCCCGCACTGTCGCAGCGTCCTCGGCTGCATTCGGGTAAAGCACTTTGTCCAGCTTTTTCTGCAGCGGATCCATCAGCGGCTGTACACGTTTGATCATGTCAAGCACGCTGGGGTCAGAATCCAACTCTTCCAACTCCCGCCGTTTCAGCCAGGGTTTCGTCCGGTTGTCCTTCAGAAACTCGTCCAGCATGAACGCGCGATCCATCGTGACCGTCACTTCGGGCTCGCCTTGCGCTCTCACTGAAAATTTCCACCCAAACGCGTTGATGTCGCCGTGCTGCAACGCATCCCGCAACGCTTCCAGCCATCGGTAATCGAAGGACTGTCTTTTCAGGTCGGCGAACAGCTGTTTAACCTCGTTCACCTGTGCGCGGTCTAACCCCAGCGTTCGCCGCGCACGGCGAATCGTTTGGTACTCGTGAATCTGCAGCGCAGCGGTAAACGAGATCAACGCCGAGCGCAATTTGCACTTCCGCTCATCCATGGCCACCGAGTTCAAGAGCGACACACGACGCTGCTGCGGACTGCGCAACTCATTGAGGACGCCCACCAGCACATCCACCAACCGGTCATTTTCGTAGTCAATGTGCTGCAGTAGATCACTGTCCTGCATCCGCCGAAATCGGTCGTAAGCCGTTACGTATCGGGCGTTCTCTTCCGCGGTGAACGAACACACCTTTGTGAAGATGGGTGCGTCTGACGCACGGGGGTCGCGGTAAAGCAGTATCGCTCCATACTGATCCGCTTCAGCTTCGGCGTCCTGCGCGTCCAGTTCCGCGTTCTTGGTCTCAACGGCATCTTTGGCCTGAGCTACGGCGGCGACAACCGCTGAAACTCGTTGTTGCACTTCGTCTATTGCGGGAACAATGCCTGCGGCCAGCCAGCGGCGACCCTCGGACACAACATTGCCTAGGGCCTTCTTGGCGAGTTCCTGGGCAGACTCGCGCGTAAAACGGTCTCGTACGTCGGGGGTGTCAGCCCAGTCGAACGCCACGGCGGTCATCACGTCCAACAGCGCGTTCAAGCCTTCCAAGGCAATGACCATGGCCGCGCTAGTCCTCGGTGGGGGATCAATCATGATTGCGCTTTGCCAGACATCACCGGCGTTCTCACAGAACTCTGCCGGGTCTTCGCCGTCGATGTCGTCAAGCGCCGACGCGAACCCTTCTAGCCGGCCAACCCAGTCCCGTACTCGCTCGATTTCTTCCTGTTCATCATTCATTGCTGTTCCTTGGTCTCGTACTTTCACATCGCCTGTGGCTCCCTTCTGGTGGGCAGCCCTACAGAAGAGCACAGCGGGCCGACAAACGCACGTACATTTACCGGCGCGTCCATCTGACCGTCGTCAGGACGCATAGTCGGGTGGGGTGACAGCCGGGCCGGATGAGTTGTGGGTCTGCTGCATGAATAGGTGACATCTGATGTGTCTAGTCCTGCGGGGCTGGGCTGGAAGGATGTCACTGTGTCTAAGCCGTACCCTCAGGAGTTCCGCGACGACGTTGTCCGGGTCGCCCGCAACCGTGATCCCGAGGTTCCGTTGGAGCAGATTGCCTCGGATTTCGGGATCCACTACACGACGCTGTACGGGTGGCTGAAGAAGGCCGATGTCGACGACGGTAAGCGGGCCGGGACGACCACCAGCGAATCAGCCGAACTGCGGGAAGCGCGTAAGCGAATTCGTTTGCTAGAGCAGGAAAATGAAGTGCTGCGCCGGGCGGCGGCCTATCTCTCGCAGGCGCATCTTCCGGGAAAATGATCTACCCGCTCGTCCGTGAGTTGGCCGCCGACGGTATCCCCGTCACGGTGACGTGCCGGGTCCTCAACATCGCTCGCGCGCCCTACTACCGCTGGCTCGACCAACCCGTGACCGACACCGAGTGGAACCGGGCGCATCTGGCCAACGCCCTGTTCGACGCCCACCGCGACGACCCGGAATTCGGCTACCGGTTTCTGGCCGATGAAGCCAAGGCCGCCGGGTTCTGTGTAGCGGAGCGCACGGTGTGGCGGATCTGCAGCGCCAACGGCTGGTTCAGCGTCTTCGGCAAGAAGAAACGCGGGAAGAAGGCCAAAGTGGGGGCTCCGGCGCATGACGATCTCGTGCGCCGGGACTTCACCGCCGCGGGCCCCAACCAGCTGTGGCTGTCCGACATCGAGCGCCGTGAGGCGCTGTTCAACCGAACGGGGGTGAGAGACCACCGTCGCCGAGCCATCGCAGTGGTTCGGTAGAAGCTGGGGGCAGCCCGATCCGAGGAGACGTCGG is from Mycobacterium marinum and encodes:
- a CDS encoding adenylate/guanylate cyclase domain-containing protein; amino-acid sequence: MERVWQWAWDRCGARYSWAICVVTFAVVLPVYLLLSFWVVAFENSGHYIEAAVVTVAVVSLGLWVIFLPSVVRRRLPEKWAADHDVDRLSALEATYGYGRGVVARGLGSNVVLGAFNLVAVGAVAGASGSRLVQYGIVGAATGIGIQLIAIHSFVEAALRPARVAIIGDTAIGDSLPRSRPTFAAWSNLSVFGVAFNFAIVGAMLAGLISQAHTVPLVSLVIGAGMAVVFGVPVIVAPSFSPSMQPIRDLAAGTERVAAGDYSRRLPVVQDDDLGALAASFNHMQAGLVERQRLQTAFGTYVDPGLAARLLEQGDDVFTGERRQVTVMFVDVRDFTPFAEAHTAEATVSRLNELFEIVVPTVVDAGGHVNKFLGDGALAVFGAPNDLADHADAAVAAAILIHRRVVERFGEEFRIGIGINTGVVIAGTIGGGGKLEFTLIGDTVNVAARVEQLTKATGDAILLTQQCVDAQGSRPAGLIDRGLHVLKGKSAAIQVFGLHQESDMRADLTH
- a CDS encoding IS3 family transposase; amino-acid sequence: MSKPYPQEFRDDVVRVARNRDPEVPLEQIASDFGIHYTTLYGWLKKADVDDGKRAGTTTSESAELREARKRIRLLEQENEVLRRAAAYLSQAHLPGK